Genomic window (Dolosigranulum savutiense):
TTTTAACTTGAGCAGCCTGCAAGTCTCCTTCTTTATTATCAAATTTAAGGATAATAGCAGCTATTAGGAATGAAACAACTGCAGCAGATAATACTCCCATCGCGACACCGAAGTAACTATCTGAAGAAGCTAATCCCATAATGGCGAAGATTGAGCCTGGAGATGCAGCAGAAGTCAATCCAGAATCAAATAATACATTAATAAAGGTTCCAGTAACACCACCAGCAATTGCTGCGATAAATAATAATGGTTTCATCATAACATACGGGAAGTAAATTTCATGAATTCCACCAAAGAAGTGAATAATTGATGCACCGTACGCACTTGATTTAGCAGATCCTTTCCCAAAGACCATATATGCTAGTAAAATTCCGACACCTGGTCCCGGATTAGTTTCCAGTAAGTAAATAATTGATTTGCCAGCCTCTGCTGTTTGTTGAGCTCCAAGTGGTGTGAATATTCCATGATTAATTGCATTATTCAAGAACAACACTTTAGCTGGTTCAATAAAGACATTGGCAAGTGGTAATAATCCTTTTTGAATTATCCATTCTGTTCCGTTTGCCATAAATGTATTTAATCCTACAAACAATGGACCAATCCCATAATAAGCAGCAATTGCAATCAAGAATCCTAAAATTCCACTAGAAAAGTTATTAACTAACATTTCAAAACCTGTAGGAATACTATCTTGAACAAGTTCATCAAATTTTTTAATTAACCATCCACCTAACGGACCTAATACCATTGCACCAAGTAACATCGGAGCATCAGCACCTAAAATAACGCCCATTGTTCCGATTACACCGACAACTCCTCCACGGTGATCGTATACCAAATTCCCCCCTGAAAAAGCAATTAAAATTGGGATAAGATATACAATCATTGGATCAACTAGCCCAGCAAGTTCCTCATTTGGTAAGAATCCATCTGGAATAAACAACATTGTAATTAGTCCCCACGCAATAAGGGCTCCAATATTAGGCATAATCATACTACTTAAATTAGAACCTAACCGTTGAATAGCCGACTTACTATTAACTGATTTCTGATTTGACACAATATTTCCTCCTTTGATTTATTGTATCTATACTATATCGATAATTGACGGCGTATACAACACCTACTATATAGGTATTTGGCACAAATAAATAAATTATCTGTGCCAAGATATCATCTTTAATAATAATAGTCTCCTAAGTGTATTATATTTAACACTTAGGAGACTATTTAATTAATCTTTCAATAATGAGGCTGCTTCTTTATCAAGAATAACTGTTACATCTGAATGATCTTTTAATGCAGTTGCAGGTATTTCTTCAGTTTTATCAGCATAGAGCATATCATGAATAGCCTGTGCTTTTTCTTTTCCATAAGCAAGTAATAATATTTGTTTAGCTCTTAGTATAGAAGCTATTCCCATTGAATAGGCATATTTTGGTACATCTTCTTCTTTCTCAAAAAATCGTTTATTGGCTTCAATTGTTTCATCAGTTAATTTTACTTTATGAGTTAATGCAGCAAATGATGTACCTGGCTCATTGAAAGCAATGTGTGCATTCGAACCAATTCCTAATACCTGTAAATCAACAGGATACTGTTCTAATATTTGATTGTATCGCTTAATTTCCTCTTCTTCATCTGCTAATCCATCTGGGACAAAACTTTGATTAAATGGTTTTTCATTAACAAGCTTTTCTTCCATAAAATAACGATAACTTTTCTCGTGATTACCAGGTAGACCAACGTATTCATCTAAATTTACTGATATGCGATCAGTAAAATCTAAATCACTAGCCCTAATTTGCTCATATAGTGTTTCTGGTGTACTTCCAGTTGCTAGACCAAATACAGTTGCACCTTTATCATAAGCCTCTTGAAATAAATCAAAAGCCACTTTCCCACCTAAGCGCTCATTCTCTACGATAACAATCTTAAACCCATTAATTTCTCTCACATCTCTTGACATAAAATCACCTCTCAAAATTATTGTGTTGCTTTTTGAATATAAATAATCATTTGTTAACTTTTTAACTTGTAACTCTCATACTCATATTAACACCTTTTTTATCCATAAGCAAGGTAAAAACTATCTGACAATAATAATAAAAAATACTTTCAATTAGAACAACTTTGTTTCAGACAAAAAAGTCTTGGCTCACAGTGAGCCAAGACTTTTTCTACTGTATGATTAAATGGTCATGTGTGCGCCTGGTCCGAGTGGGATACCGAGTGCGTACCAGATAAGTAGCACAACACTCCACACTGCTAGGAAAGCAAGCGAGTACGTTAACATAGTTGAGATTAAAGTCCCAATACCTGAATCTTTGTCATAACGCTTCATAAAGATAAGAATCATCGGGAAGTACGTCATGAGTGGCGAGATAATGTTCGTCGTTGAGTCAGCTACACGGTACGCAATCTGTGTCATCTCCGGTGTGATGCCTAGGTTATAGAACATCGGTACAAAGATCGGGGCTAGAATGGCCCATTTCGCTGAAGCTGATCCCATGAAAAGGTTAATAAATGCTACTAGTAAAATAAATACAAAAATTAATAATGGACCACCGAAGCCTGCATTCTGTAAGAAATTCGCCCCAGAAATAGAGATGATTTTTCCTAAGTTTGAGTAGTTGAAGTAGTTGATTAATTGTGCAGCGAAGAAAGCTAAGACAATGTAACCACTCATTGAACCCATAGCCTCTTTCATTCCTTCAACAAAATCATTGGAATCCTTGATCTTACCAACTGAAACACCGTACGTAATACCGGGAATTGTGAATAGTAAGAAAATAGCCGTCATTAAACCTGTGCTTAAGAACGGATTAATACTCATCTCACCCGTCGATTCCTCAATTGCTTGGAAGAACCCACTCCCAGGCAAACCAAGATCAAACATTAAGTACGCCATAATAACCGCATAGATTAATAGAGAAATACCGGCTAATTTTAATGCTCGAGCTTCTTCGGAAGTAATATCTTCTTGGTCTGGCTTATAATTACCGTTGTATTCACCCAATCTTGGTTCAATGATTTTATCTGTTACCCAAGCACCGACAATAGTTAAAATAAAGGTCGAGGCAATTAAGAAGTACCAGTTGGCTGTCACTGCCACATCATAATTAAGATTCGCTGAAGCAAGTGCTTCGTTAGTTAGTCCTTGCAAGAGAGCATCGGTGGGACCCACTAGTAAGTTCGCAGAAAATCCACCTGACACCCCTGCAAAAGCTGCCGCTAATCCAGCGATCGGATGACGACCTGCTCCCGCAAAAATAATCGCTCCTAAAGGTACTACCACGACATATCCCACATCGGATGCGATATTTGAGTTAATTCCAGCAAATACAATTGCAGCTGATAGTAACATCGGTGGTACATTTTCCAATAGTTTCTTCATTGAAGTACTGATCAGACCGGTCCATTCAGCAATTCCAACCCCCAGCATAGCTACCAAAACTGTACCAAGTGGCGCAAATCCCGTAAAGTTAGATACTAAATTATTAAATATATAATTAATTCCTTCACGCGATAGTAAGGATTCTGCGACCACAACACTATCCTCTTGTGCTGCACTATCAAAATAAGATAATTCAAAATTCATGGCACTTAAAATAGCTGATACGGCAATAACAATCGCAGCTAACACAATAAAGATAACAACCGGGTGGGGCAATTTATTCCCTACACGTTCAATCCAGCCAAAAAATCCGGATGAGTTCTCTTGAGATGCTTCCTGAGTATCCATCTCAGAGTTTGATTTTTTTCTTTCGTCTTTTGTCATACTTACATCCTCCTTTTATAATATCTTTCTCATCTTACTATGATTGCATCCTTTTTTCAAGTCTATTTTAAAAAGCAAACGGTTTTATTTGAAATAAATTTATTATGTATGGGTTAAAATCCAGCTTTATCTACGTTTGCTTCTCTTTTCAACTCTGAAATCAAGTGCTATTCACTTTCTCTTTTCGTGAAATGTGTTACAATAATGACACATTATGAAAGGAGATTGTTATGATCAAGATTGGTTTAACGGGATGGTCCGATCATCCTACTATTCAACGAAGCACACACAAATTAGAAGATTATGCGATGCATTTCCCTATTGTCGAAATGGATACGAGTTTTTACGCCATTCCACCTGAGAAAAATATTTTAAGTTGGATGGAGACCACGCCTGATATTTTCCAATTCATTCCGAAAGCTTATAGTGGGATGACCGGCCATCGCCAAGGGATGAATGAATTTTCTTCTATTCAAGAAATGTTCGATCAGTTCAAATATGCCTTCAATCCACTGATTGCTCAAGGAAGGATTGCTTGCTTTCTCTTCCAATTCCCACCGACATTTGAGTGTACGAAAGCATCGGTTCATTATTTAAGACACGTACGAGAATGGATGGGTGAATTAAAGGTCGCTGTTGAGTTCCGTCATCCAAGTTGGTTTAGTGAGAATTTTCGGGAGAAGACACTGACTTTTTTAGAGGAACAACAGTTTATTCATGTGGTCGTTGATCAACCGCAGACTCCTGCCAATAGTGTACCTTTCGTCCCGAGAGTAACATATCCCCTCTCAACCATGATGAGATTACATGGCCGGAATTATCGAGGATGGTTGGGAGAAGATGTCGATGATTGGCGAAAGGAACGGACGCTGTATCATTATTCTACTGATGAACTCACTGATTTAGCACAGACAGTGAAACAATTAGAGGCCGAAACACGTGATACGTTCATTATCTTTAATAATAATTCAGGCGGGCATGCTGCACCAAATGCGAAAGAACTTAAACGCTTATTAGGTATTGAATACACCCACTTAGGGCCACAACAGACACAGCTTTTCTAACGATTTAGGATATTCATGATGCTTTTATGATAAATTCATGATTAGTCTTGACATCCGGAAGAACTTTCTATAATCTTTAATATGTAGTAAAATAACAGAAAGTACTTTCAATATTTAGTTGAAAGTTGCTAGAATAGAAAGTTGGAACATATATGTGTGGAATTGTTGGGTACATTGGCCCAAGAACGGCTCAAGATATCTTACTGAATGGATTAGAAACGTTAGAATATCGTGGTTATGACTCAGCGGGTATCTTTGTCATGAATCAGGCTGGAGATGGTGAATTAGCAAAAGTTAAAGGACGTATTGCTGATTTAAGAGGCCATGTTGATGCTGAGGCGATGACGGATAAGACGATGGGAATCGGGCACACGCGCTGGGCTACACACGGCTCACCGACTGCTGAGAATGCTCATCCTCATCAATCAACTAGTGAACGCTTTACCTTGGTGCACAATGGTGTAATTGATAACTTCAATCAATTAAAAACAACTTACTTAGACCAAGTAACATTCCAATCTGAAACAGATACAGAAGTGATCGTTCAATTAATTGCTTACTTTGCCGAAGAAAAAGGATTAGCAACTGCAGAAGCGTTCAAAGAAACACTTAAATGTTTAGATGGATCGTATGCTGTTGCCTTAATAGATCGTGAACAACCTGATACCTTATTTGCTGCCAAAAATAAATCCCCACTGTTACTCGGTGTGGGGGCTGATTTTAATGTCATCTCTTCTGATGCGATTGCCATGATTAAAGAGACCTCTGAATTTATTGAATTAAAAGATGGTGAACTGGCTGAATTGACACGGGAAGCCATTCGAATCGAAACGCTTGACGGTGAAGTGATTCAGCGTGATTCATTTACCGCGGATATTGATTTCTCTGACTTGGGCAAAGGAACTTACGCTCATTATATGCTAAAGGAAATTAATGAACAGCCTGCTGTTATTCGTAACTTACTCAGTCATTATATTGCTGAAGATGGTTCGTTTAAGATCGATGAGCAACTCCTTATGCAACTTCAAGCGAGTGATCGGATTTATATTATCGCTGCTGGAACAAGTTATCATGCTGGATTAGTGGGTAAGCATTTATTTGAAAAAATTGCGGGGATTCCAACTGAAGTTCATGTAGCGAGCGAATTTGCCTATAATCCGCCTCTCTTAGCCAACAAGCCATTCTTTATCTATATTTCACAATCTGGTGAAACAGCTGATAGCCGCCAAGTCTTAGTCCAGACCACTGAACAAGGCTACCCCTCACTAACAATTACAAACGTGAAGGGCTCTACACTTTCACGAGAAGCAGACAACACCTTATTGCTCCAAGCGGGTCCTGAGATCGCCGTAGCCTCAACCAAGGCCTACACTGCACAAATTGGCTTACTTAGTATCTTAGCCGCAGCTTATCGCAATTATATTGGTCAAGAACAGATTATTGACATCCAGGGAGAACTTAGCTTAGTTGCCACAGCGATGGAGACCGTTATTAATGATCACGATGTCTTTAAAGCAATCGCGCAATCCGCTCTTGCTCCACACCCACGTGCTTTCTTTATTGGACGAGGGCTAGATTATCACGTTGTCCTAGAAGCAGCCCTTAAACTGAAAGAAATCTCTTATATCCAAACAGAAGGCTGGGCTTCCGGTGAATTAAAACATGGAACGATTGCTTTAATTGAAGATGATGTGCCCGTTATCTCGATTATTACCGATCAACGAACAGCCTTGCTAGCGCGCAGTAATGCCCATGAAGTGTTATCGCGCGGAGCAACCTCACTTATTATTGCTATGGATGGCTTAGATGAAACAGAGGATACTTATGTATTACCTCATGTACATGAAACACTGACACCACTTGTCTCTGTTATTGCTAGCCAATTACTTGCCTACTACACAGCTCTTGAGTTAGGTAATGATATTGACAAGCCACGTAACCTAGCTAAATCGGTCACTGTTGAATAATTTAATTGCTATCTAGGTCTCTCTCCCGAGAGGCCTTTTTTATGTTTATGAACCAAAAAAACATCCCAAGCTAAAAGTACTTGAGATGCTTTTAATACTATCATTAAATAGTTCATTAACCGCGTCGTTGTTTCGCATCAACAGAACGCTTGAGGACTTGTCCCATATAGTTGATACAGAGCATTAAGACAAGGATGGTCAAGGTTGCTGGTAGCCAAACCCATGGACGTAATTCAATGTTTTCTGGTGATGTGGCTGCACTAACTAATCGTCCTAACGTTGGTACGTGAGGTGGAAGTCCAAATCCAAGGTAAGTCAGGCCTGTTTCCACTCCAATATTAGCTGCATAGGATAAGATTAATTGAATCATAATTAATGATGCTAAGTTTGGTAACAATTCTTTTACCATAATGCGCCATGTTGGTGTTCCCATTGTCTTGGAAGCACTGATGTAGTCCAGTTCCCCTTCTGACAATGCACGTGAACGTGTTGTACGAACGAATCCGGTCCAAGCAAAAATACTCATAATGAACACGAATGCTCCAATGGTTACATCACGGACCACAACAACGAACACAATAATAATCATCAATCGTGGTAAAATCATGACGAAATCGGTAATACGCATAATAATGTTATCAACTAATCCACCGTAGTATCCGGCAATAACACCTAAAACAATCCCAATAACAGCCATAATTGTGGTAACCATTACTCCAATTAAGAGTGAGTTCCCTGTTCCAATAATTAATTGGTGAAGTACGTCACGTCCTCCTTGGTCAGCTCCAAGTAAATAAGTGCTCTCACCACTCCAAGCTTCTGCTAGTAAGCTCCAAGAGAATGGTTCTGGTTTTTTGAATCGATTTAAAATGTTAACTTGCATAATTTCAGCCGCATCTACACGTAAATTCCATAACACAATGATTAAAACAACAAGCATGAAGATAATCAAGGCTCCCAATGCTACTTTATCGCGCAGAAATTCTCGCACAATAATTTGGAATCCCATCGCACGATCAGGTTTTTTCTCGATATCTTCTG
Coding sequences:
- a CDS encoding DUF72 domain-containing protein, which translates into the protein MIKIGLTGWSDHPTIQRSTHKLEDYAMHFPIVEMDTSFYAIPPEKNILSWMETTPDIFQFIPKAYSGMTGHRQGMNEFSSIQEMFDQFKYAFNPLIAQGRIACFLFQFPPTFECTKASVHYLRHVREWMGELKVAVEFRHPSWFSENFREKTLTFLEEQQFIHVVVDQPQTPANSVPFVPRVTYPLSTMMRLHGRNYRGWLGEDVDDWRKERTLYHYSTDELTDLAQTVKQLEAETRDTFIIFNNNSGGHAAPNAKELKRLLGIEYTHLGPQQTQLF
- a CDS encoding AbgT family transporter, with the translated sequence MTKDERKKSNSEMDTQEASQENSSGFFGWIERVGNKLPHPVVIFIVLAAIVIAVSAILSAMNFELSYFDSAAQEDSVVVAESLLSREGINYIFNNLVSNFTGFAPLGTVLVAMLGVGIAEWTGLISTSMKKLLENVPPMLLSAAIVFAGINSNIASDVGYVVVVPLGAIIFAGAGRHPIAGLAAAFAGVSGGFSANLLVGPTDALLQGLTNEALASANLNYDVAVTANWYFLIASTFILTIVGAWVTDKIIEPRLGEYNGNYKPDQEDITSEEARALKLAGISLLIYAVIMAYLMFDLGLPGSGFFQAIEESTGEMSINPFLSTGLMTAIFLLFTIPGITYGVSVGKIKDSNDFVEGMKEAMGSMSGYIVLAFFAAQLINYFNYSNLGKIISISGANFLQNAGFGGPLLIFVFILLVAFINLFMGSASAKWAILAPIFVPMFYNLGITPEMTQIAYRVADSTTNIISPLMTYFPMILIFMKRYDKDSGIGTLISTMLTYSLAFLAVWSVVLLIWYALGIPLGPGAHMTI
- the glmS gene encoding glutamine--fructose-6-phosphate transaminase (isomerizing), whose amino-acid sequence is MCGIVGYIGPRTAQDILLNGLETLEYRGYDSAGIFVMNQAGDGELAKVKGRIADLRGHVDAEAMTDKTMGIGHTRWATHGSPTAENAHPHQSTSERFTLVHNGVIDNFNQLKTTYLDQVTFQSETDTEVIVQLIAYFAEEKGLATAEAFKETLKCLDGSYAVALIDREQPDTLFAAKNKSPLLLGVGADFNVISSDAIAMIKETSEFIELKDGELAELTREAIRIETLDGEVIQRDSFTADIDFSDLGKGTYAHYMLKEINEQPAVIRNLLSHYIAEDGSFKIDEQLLMQLQASDRIYIIAAGTSYHAGLVGKHLFEKIAGIPTEVHVASEFAYNPPLLANKPFFIYISQSGETADSRQVLVQTTEQGYPSLTITNVKGSTLSREADNTLLLQAGPEIAVASTKAYTAQIGLLSILAAAYRNYIGQEQIIDIQGELSLVATAMETVINDHDVFKAIAQSALAPHPRAFFIGRGLDYHVVLEAALKLKEISYIQTEGWASGELKHGTIALIEDDVPVISIITDQRTALLARSNAHEVLSRGATSLIIAMDGLDETEDTYVLPHVHETLTPLVSVIASQLLAYYTALELGNDIDKPRNLAKSVTVE
- a CDS encoding PTS mannitol transporter subunit IICB, with the protein product MSNQKSVNSKSAIQRLGSNLSSMIMPNIGALIAWGLITMLFIPDGFLPNEELAGLVDPMIVYLIPILIAFSGGNLVYDHRGGVVGVIGTMGVILGADAPMLLGAMVLGPLGGWLIKKFDELVQDSIPTGFEMLVNNFSSGILGFLIAIAAYYGIGPLFVGLNTFMANGTEWIIQKGLLPLANVFIEPAKVLFLNNAINHGIFTPLGAQQTAEAGKSIIYLLETNPGPGVGILLAYMVFGKGSAKSSAYGASIIHFFGGIHEIYFPYVMMKPLLFIAAIAGGVTGTFINVLFDSGLTSAASPGSIFAIMGLASSDSYFGVAMGVLSAAVVSFLIAAIILKFDNKEGDLQAAQVKTAEAKAVAKGTNSDISGDTADKEDVKVGVDELENEEISKIIFACDAGMGSSAMGASLLKKKAKEANITGVEITNSPVSKLKDEEGLLIITQEELTPRAKEHAPNAVHVSVDNFLGSPKYDEVIDRVKK
- a CDS encoding glucosamine-6-phosphate deaminase, yielding MSRDVREINGFKIVIVENERLGGKVAFDLFQEAYDKGATVFGLATGSTPETLYEQIRASDLDFTDRISVNLDEYVGLPGNHEKSYRYFMEEKLVNEKPFNQSFVPDGLADEEEEIKRYNQILEQYPVDLQVLGIGSNAHIAFNEPGTSFAALTHKVKLTDETIEANKRFFEKEEDVPKYAYSMGIASILRAKQILLLAYGKEKAQAIHDMLYADKTEEIPATALKDHSDVTVILDKEAASLLKD
- a CDS encoding ABC transporter permease; its protein translation is MSEQLDQMEAVSEDIEKKPDRAMGFQIIVREFLRDKVALGALIIFMLVVLIIVLWNLRVDAAEIMQVNILNRFKKPEPFSWSLLAEAWSGESTYLLGADQGGRDVLHQLIIGTGNSLLIGVMVTTIMAVIGIVLGVIAGYYGGLVDNIIMRITDFVMILPRLMIIIVFVVVVRDVTIGAFVFIMSIFAWTGFVRTTRSRALSEGELDYISASKTMGTPTWRIMVKELLPNLASLIMIQLILSYAANIGVETGLTYLGFGLPPHVPTLGRLVSAATSPENIELRPWVWLPATLTILVLMLCINYMGQVLKRSVDAKQRRG